ATGTATTAGCGCACGGTTGGGGAAATGTGTAGAACTTATTGCCAGTTGTAGAAGGCCGTAAGTACCAGTGCGAGTGTTGCCAGGGCTGTTCCCATCCAGGTCCAGAATGGGATGTGGGTATGCGAGCGCACCTTTTCAAAAACTCTTTTTAGCGATCCACGCATGTCTTTGCGCCTGGTTGTCTGTTTGCAGTGGTTACAGAACGAGATCCCCGTTTTGCCCACCGGAAACACCGGAATACCCATTAGCGATATGTATTTCTGAAAGATATGCATGTCCATCGTATGCACGGTATCGCAATGCACACACCGCTCTTCGATAGGTTCAACAATTAACTTTACAGCTTTAATACCGTATAGGGTCATCGGCTAAATTTCTGTATATAAAACAAAAATGCGGCCAATAGCCGTACGCTGTTTTATTTAGTTTAAATAATTGGGTTCTTCTAGTGAATATACACAAAAAAATCAATTATCCAAGCAGAGAGTTAGTCGTCGTCTAAAGCTATGATAGTTAACGTTTAACCAATGCCAATTTGCGGATTAACATGGTATAACCCGTGCTAGTAACAGGCGGACCGTCATACGCGCCATAAACGTTGTCAGGTATCTTAAGTTCCAGTACAATGCTATTGTCGCTAATTGAGGTTACTTTAAATTGAGAGCCAGGATTTGAATTATAGTTAGGGTAATTATAATTTGCTCTCCAATTGGCGGGGTTGTTGGTAGAGGTATCTGATGCCCAGGTTTGGGTAAATAAGCTGCCGGAAGCGTTATAGGCGTAGGTTCCGGTTGCGATGCCGGTTTTAAGAAGACCATTCAAACGGTATGATTGGAATCTTCCGTCACCGGTAAACTCGGTATAGGATGTCACTCTCAGGTTCAATTTTGGCATGGTATCAATCTTAATCAGCAGGTCATTCTTATAGCTCTTGTCTATCACAAAATCTTCCTTCCAGGTGCCGATAATGTTAAATGTTGCAGTTTCGGGAGGAGTTGATGTTTCAATAGCGGATGACCCGGTAATGGCCAATGTTTGGGTTGAACTACCGTCTTTCTTGCAACCCCATAAAACAAGGACAGTTAGCAGCAACAACAGGAGGTTCTTCATAAAAGATGTGATAGTGGTATGATGACGAAGATAGGAGTTGATGATTAAATTAAAGTTAAGACTGGCAAGGTTGGGGGTGTTTAGGTCACAGACTTTGGGCTTCATTTAAGACTAAAGTTTGTCAATTCATGAGGTTTATAACCTCAATCCAAATCCCTATCTTTGCACCCGAATTGTAAGATCACTCCCGTAGGTGATCGACTAACAAAAAAACAAAATTTTGAACCCGGGACTTTTATCAAGTCCTTCTCCTTTGGAGATGGATTTAGGATGAGGCTCCAAATCATGTTTGTAAATGATTAACATTACACTCCCAGACGGTTCCGTTCGTCAGTACGACAAGGGAATCACTTCAATGCAAATCGCATTGTCAATTTCAGAAGGTTTAGCGCGCAATGTTTTGGCTGCCGAGGTAGACGGCCAGGTATGGGATGCAACACGCCCAATTGAGCAGGATTCGCACGTAAAACTGTTGACCTGGAACGATGCCGATGGTAAATCAACTTTTTGGCATTCATCAGCCCACTTACTGGCAGAGGCTTTGGAAGCCTTGTATCCGGGCACCAAGTTTGGTATCGGTCCGGCCATTGAAACAGGCTTCTACTACGATGTTGACTTTGGCGATGTAACTTTCTCGCAAGACGATTTCAAGAAAATTGAAGACAAAATGCTGGAGTTGGCCAAAACCAAGGCCGAGTACATCCGCAAACCGGTTAGCAAAGCCGATGCGCTTGATTATTTCACTGAAAAAGGCGATGAGTACAAGCTGGATCTGATTAAAGATCTGCCTGATGGCGCTATCACTTTCTATACCCAGGGTAACTTTACCGACTTGTGCCGCGGTCCGCACATTCCAAACACCGGCTTTATTAAAGCCGTGAAGTTGATGAACGTGGCTGGCGCTTACTGGCGCGGTGATGAAACCCGCAAACAGTTAACACGTATCTACGCGGTAACCTTCCCTAAAGCCAGCGAGTTGAGCGATTACCTGCACATGATCGAAGAAGCCAAAAAACGCGATCACCGTAAATTGGGTAAAGAGCTGGAACTGTTTACTTTTAGCGAAAAAGTGGGCATGGGCTTGCCATTGTGGTTGCCAAAAGGTGCCGCCCTGCGCGAGCGTCTGGTAAACTTTCTGCAGAAAGCACAGGTGAAGGCCGGCTACGAGCAGGTGATTACCCCGCATATTGGCCATAAAAACCTGTATGTAACATCTGGTCACTATGAGAAATATGGCAAAGACAGCTTCCAGCCGATAAAAACACCACAGGAGGGCGAAGAGTTCTTTCTGAAACCGATGAACTGTCCGCACCATTGCGAAATCTATAAATCAAAACCACGTTCATATAAAGACCTGCCAGTGCGTTTTGCCGAGTTTGGTACCGTATACCGTTATGAGCAAAGCGGCGAGCTGCATGGCTTAACCCGTGTGCGTGGCTTTACTCAGGATGATGCCCACTTATTCTGTCGCCCAGATCAGGTAAAAGACGAGTTTAAAAAGGTAATTGACCTGGTACTTTACGTGTTCGGTGCTTTAGGTTTTGACAACTTTACCGCACAGATATCACTGCGCGATCCTGAAAATAAAGCCAAATACATTGGTACTGACGAGAACTGGGATCTGGCCGAGAACGCTATTAAAGAAGCAGCTGCCGAAAAAGGTCTGCCAACCGTGGTAGAACTGGGCGAGGCCGCATTCTACGGCCCTAAGTTGGACTTTATGGTGAAGGATGCCCTGGGCCGCAAATGGCAATTGGGTACCATCCAGGTAGATTATAACCTGCCTGAACGCTTTGAGCTGGAGTATACCGGCAGCGACAATGCAAAGCACCGCCCGGTAATGATTCACCGTGCGCCGTTCGGCTCGCTGGAACGCTTTGTGGCGGTGTTGATTGAGCATTGTGCAGGCAATTTCCCGCTGTGGTTATCGCCAGAACAATTCATCATTTTGCCGATATCTGAAAAATATGAAGATTATGCAAAAAAAGTTTCAGATTCATTAAAAGATTCCGATATTTGCGGGCTAATTGACTTTAGGGATGAAAAAGTTGGGCGGAAAATCCGCGACGCCGAAGTCAAAAAGATACCATACATGCTGGTAGTAGGCGAGAAGGAAGAGGCTGAAGGCCAGGTTTCTATCCGCAAACACGGTCAGGGCGACTTGGGCAGCATGTCGGTAGATGAATTTAAACAACTGATAATAAAAGAAATAACAGTATAACTTGGCATTAAACAAACCTAATTTTACCCGTGGTCCACGGCCGCCTTTCAAAAAGAAAGAAGCCGAGCATAACATTAATCAGTTCATCCGTGCGCAGGAAGTGCGTTTGGTGGGCGAAAATATTGAGCAGGGTATTTACTCGCTCAGAGAAGCGTTGGCCATGGCTCAGGAGCAAGAGTTGGACCTGGTAGAGATCTCTCCAAACGCGGTTCCTCCTGTATGTCGTATCATAGACTATAACAAGTTTATCTACGAACAGAAGAAAAAGCTCAAAGAGATTAAAAGCAATGCCAAGCAAACGGTTATCAAAGAGATCCGCTTCGGACCGAATACTGATGATCATGACTTTGAATTTAAACTGAAGCATGCCATCAAATTTTTGGAAGCAGGCGAAAAGGTAAGGGCTTACGTACACTTTAAAGGCCGTGCCATTGTTTACAAAGAGCATGGCGAGATTTTGCTGTTGCGCTTTGCACAGGCTTTAGAAGAAGTTGGTAAAGTAGAGCAGTTGCCTAAACTGGAAGGTAAACGTATGTTCCTGACGGTTGCGCCTAAAGCAGCTAAGAAGTAATTGATTTAAAATAAAACGTAGCGATACGTCTTACACAAATAAATAGATAACTGATATGCCAAAAATGAAAACCAATTCCAGTGCAAAAAAGCGTTTTAAGCTTACTGGAACAGGTAAAATTGCAAGAAAGAACGCTTTCAAAAGCCACATCTTAACCAAGATGTCTACTAAACGTAAGCGTAACTTAACGCACACCAGCTTGGTGAGCGATGCCGACATGGGCAACGTTAAACGTATGCTTTGCATCGGTAAGTAATTAATTGTTTTATTAACCAGGCCTTCGGGTATTACAAGCTCCCTTAACAGGGCACCCACCGCCAAAAAAGAAAGAAAATGCCACGTTCAGTCAATGCAGTAGCTTCAAGACGCCGCCGCAAAAAAATCATGAACCTTGCCAAAGGTTACTATGGTTCACGCAGCAAGGTTTACACCATTGCTAAAAACACAGTAGAAAAAGGTTTACAATACGCTTACCGCGACCGTAAAACCAAGAAAAGAGAATTCCGCGCTCTGTGGATTCAGCGTATCAATGCCGGCGCACGCCAGCATGGTATCTCTTACTCACAATTGATGGGTAAACTGAATGCCAAAGAAATCGGCTTAAACCGTAAAGTTCTGGCTGATTTAGCTATGAACAACCCAGATGCTTTCAAAGCAGTTGTTGATGCGGTAAAATAAGCAGCTATTCTCTGCATAAAATAGAAACGGCCTCCTGAGTTTTCGGGAGGCCGTTTTGTTTTATAAACCAGGATTAAACGGATTTTTAGGATTCACAGGATTCAATTAACCACAAAGAGCATAGAGAAAAAGCACAGAGAAAACAGGGCATTGTTTGTGCTCCAATGTCATCCTGAACTTGTTTCGGGACCCCATATGATAAGCTTGTCCGGGTGTGATGTTGTCGGTTTCCCTGTCCCATGGGGTGCCGAAACAAGTTCGGCATGACGTGGTGGCGTTTAAAAACAGGTATCCTGTAAATCCCTCAAATTCCTTTAAATTATGGTGCCAAGCGAATATTCGGCTTCGGCACTTCCTTCATATCTTCACCAATATAAAAGCCCACGTGCGGCGGTTGGTTGTAGCCCACATTTTGCCAGGCAATAGAGTTACGGTACTGCGGATCATGCATCAGCGTGTAAATGCGGTGCTTGGTTGGAATGGTTGTGGTGTAAATACGCAGGTTCTGGTTATCCGCAGTGCGTTCTATCAGTTCCTCGCGCCAGTCGCCAAACAGATCGGCTACCAGGGCAGGGGTTGATTTTGATCCGTTGTTAGACAGGCAGCCCTCTGCCGTAAACACCCGGCCACGTTTGTATCGATCAATATGATTACCATCCAGCAAATCGCGCGTCAAATCGCCTTCCCACCAGATCAGGAAGTTGGTAGACGGTGGCATTGGTCCAATTTTATCGCCCTTAATGCTACGTAGCCCGCCCGAGCCACTCCACCAACACTCAGCACCCGGACTGGAGGCATCGATATTCTCTGCAACGCCCCTGCCAATATCTACCCCCATTGATCCTTCCCATAAAATTTTACCGTCTTTGGCGCTGTAAAGGGCCGCACCGGCGCCGGTCTCGTTAGTTTCATTCTCATGGATGCCGAATACTTCCAATCCGGGG
This region of Mucilaginibacter yixingensis genomic DNA includes:
- the thrS gene encoding threonine--tRNA ligase, encoding MINITLPDGSVRQYDKGITSMQIALSISEGLARNVLAAEVDGQVWDATRPIEQDSHVKLLTWNDADGKSTFWHSSAHLLAEALEALYPGTKFGIGPAIETGFYYDVDFGDVTFSQDDFKKIEDKMLELAKTKAEYIRKPVSKADALDYFTEKGDEYKLDLIKDLPDGAITFYTQGNFTDLCRGPHIPNTGFIKAVKLMNVAGAYWRGDETRKQLTRIYAVTFPKASELSDYLHMIEEAKKRDHRKLGKELELFTFSEKVGMGLPLWLPKGAALRERLVNFLQKAQVKAGYEQVITPHIGHKNLYVTSGHYEKYGKDSFQPIKTPQEGEEFFLKPMNCPHHCEIYKSKPRSYKDLPVRFAEFGTVYRYEQSGELHGLTRVRGFTQDDAHLFCRPDQVKDEFKKVIDLVLYVFGALGFDNFTAQISLRDPENKAKYIGTDENWDLAENAIKEAAAEKGLPTVVELGEAAFYGPKLDFMVKDALGRKWQLGTIQVDYNLPERFELEYTGSDNAKHRPVMIHRAPFGSLERFVAVLIEHCAGNFPLWLSPEQFIILPISEKYEDYAKKVSDSLKDSDICGLIDFRDEKVGRKIRDAEVKKIPYMLVVGEKEEAEGQVSIRKHGQGDLGSMSVDEFKQLIIKEITV
- the infC gene encoding translation initiation factor IF-3 codes for the protein MALNKPNFTRGPRPPFKKKEAEHNINQFIRAQEVRLVGENIEQGIYSLREALAMAQEQELDLVEISPNAVPPVCRIIDYNKFIYEQKKKLKEIKSNAKQTVIKEIRFGPNTDDHDFEFKLKHAIKFLEAGEKVRAYVHFKGRAIVYKEHGEILLLRFAQALEEVGKVEQLPKLEGKRMFLTVAPKAAKK
- the rplT gene encoding 50S ribosomal protein L20, with translation MPRSVNAVASRRRRKKIMNLAKGYYGSRSKVYTIAKNTVEKGLQYAYRDRKTKKREFRALWIQRINAGARQHGISYSQLMGKLNAKEIGLNRKVLADLAMNNPDAFKAVVDAVK
- the rpmI gene encoding 50S ribosomal protein L35, which produces MPKMKTNSSAKKRFKLTGTGKIARKNAFKSHILTKMSTKRKRNLTHTSLVSDADMGNVKRMLCIGK